In the Trichoderma atroviride chromosome 4, complete sequence genome, ATCGATGCGCCAGCGAGGAGCAAACGTCACAGACATTGTGGTTCTCGTCGTTGCCGCCGATGACAGCGTCATGCCCCAAACTCTTGAAGCATTGAAGCATGCCACAAGCGCCAAGGTGCCCATTATTGTCGCTATCACAAAGGTTGACAAGGAAGACGCTCGCATTGAACAAGTCAAAGCAGACCTTTCCCGCCATGGAGTTGAAATCGAAGACTATGGTGGCGATGTGCAAGTTGTCTGTGTCAGCGGGAAAACAGGCCAAGGCAtggaagatttggaagaAAATATTGTCACGCTCTCCGAAATCCTCGATGTCCgagctgaagatgacggCATGGCTGAAGGATGGGTCCTCGAGTCTAGTATCAAGCCTCAGGGCAAGGCTGCAACAATCTTGGTCAAGAGAGGAACTCTTCGCCCGGGAGATTTGATTGTTGCCGGCAAGACTTGGGCGAGGATCCGCGTGCTGCGTAACGAAGCTGGCCTCGAGGTGGACTCTGCTCCTCCAGGAACACCAGTGGAAATTCTCGGCTGGCGAGAGCTGCCCTCAGCTGGAGAGCAAGTACTCCAGTCTCCTGAcgaagccaaggccaagacagcAGTCGAGTATCGCCAAGAGATGGCCGGACGTGAGCAAAGCTCCATCCAGCTTGCTgagcaagagcagcggcagcgagaAAAGGCGGCAgcggatgctgctgctgctgcaaccgAGACGGAGGGCGCGCCAAAAGCTACTGCCGGAGAACCGACTGCGACTGGAATCTTCACCCAAAACTTCACAGTAAAGGCAGACGTGGTGGGTTCTGTGGAAGCTGTCTGCGGAACTGTcttggagctgggcagcCACGAGGTGCACCCCAAGATTCTGCGATCCTCTGCCGGCCAGATTACGGAATACGACATTGACCACGCAGCAACGTCCAACAGCATAatcatcaacttcaactGCACCATCCCACCGCATATCAAGCAGCGAGCagaggaggccaaggtcaagattCTTGACCACAAGGTCATCTACCATGTCATCGACGATGTCAAGGCGGCACTGTCCGACCTATTGCCCATGAATGTCACTTTCCGCGTCAACGGCGAAGCCGACGTGTTGCAAGTGTTCCCCATCAACTTGAAGAAGCGTGTGTTTAGAAACATTGCCGGCTGCAGAGTCCGAAATGGCTCCATCAAGAGGTCGTCTCGCGTCAAGGTCATTCGCAAGGGCGAGGTAATCTACGATGGTACGTATCGTCACTTTTCCCCCTGTTTTTTTATCACTTTTAGGAAATCTTTGAATAAGAGTGCTAACAATTTGGATTTATAGGCAAGCTGGACACTCTGAAGCACGTAAAGAAGGATGTTCAGGAGATGGGCAAAGGAACAGAATGTGGTATCGGTTTAGAGGATTTTGACGACTTCCAAGCGGATGACCAGATCCAGACATATGAGGAGATTAAGGAGAGGCGAAGCTTGTAAAACACATTCCCCTCAAAAATTATTCTATAGACGTGTATATATGTGTACGATATGTATGGATGGACATGTACTGGTATACTGGACGCTCAGAGGATGCTCTTCTCATAAAATTGTGTGCGAGCAGCTCTAAAGGAAAAAATGAATAGAGTAACGAGATTTCACTTTAAGAGAACATTTGTACATCTTCAAGAGTGACGAAATCAGGATATTGGCAGCGAGTGACATTGTTTGTATTATATGAGACAACTACCATCTACTTGGCGCAGAAACCACATTCGACGAAAACGTCTTCGTCGTAatcgccgccctcgccctctccttcttcaacttATCCAGCCCTATCCGATCGGTAATAGGCGTCGCAGCAATAATGTTGTCAAActcatcgtcctcgccctcgccctcacCGCCATCCTCTTCGCCGCTGTTATCGCTGTCATTGCTGTTCTCATTGTCAGAGTCTGGTTCGATATCCAAATCTGCCTTGAACCTCGACTGCTGCGGACGGGGTATTGATGCGGGTTTCTGTTTTTCCTCGGTGTTTGGGTTTGGGTTGGTGAAGGTTTTGGAGGCGAGGACTTTGCGGCGGATTTCTTCCATtgcggcgtcgtcgtcgctgtcgtctGAGAGGGCGTATGGGTCTTtatcttcgtcttcgtcgtcttcttgttgttgtgtTTGGTCTTTCTTGTTTGGTGGCTTTTTGCCTAGATATATGCCATCGATGCTTCCCTCCTCTTCCGAATTGTCTTGCTCGTCCgagtcctcttcttcgtcttcgtcgtcttcatcagagTCCACTGGCGCTAATCTGTTGGTGTTTCCTCTGGTCCACATATCGTCTTCGCCCTCCTCTCTGCTCTCCGCATACTCCTGCTCCAGCCTCTCCATCCACTCCTCCTCCGTCCTCTTGACGCCAGCTTCATCCGCGCAGGCCGCATACTTCTTCAGCAACGTCGAGTTGATCTCCAAAAACGACGGCCCGTACGAAAACGGCGCCAAAATCTGCTCCGCCCAGTCTAGATGTCCGCATATAGCAAACGCCGCGGCCAATGCCTCGACGCAGTTCAGCCTCCACGGCTTTCCGTAGTTGACTGTgttggcggcgacgagatACGGCAGCAATCGCTCGCACTTGCCCCCGACCTTGTTCCATTGCACCTCCTTGGTTCGTGCCCACGAGCATTCCACCACGGCGGCGCCAAAGTGGTCCATGAGCTCGCGGTCGGCCGGCGAAATGACCTTCTTGCCGTTGGGCGTGATGATGACGCCGCCGTGGCGTTGGCCGAGGTGCAGCTCGCGCATCATGCCCAGCTTCATGAGCTTCTTGCCGGAGCATCGCTTGGGGTCGCAGTGGCCCAGATCCCAGCAGGCGGCCTTGAAGGCAGGGCGACCAAGCGAGCCCTCGGTGCCTTCGTCGTCGTGATGGCGGGGTTGACGAGCTGGACCGCCGCCACGGCCGCCGAATTTCTTGCCTCTGCCGGCAAAGTCTTTCTTGTGTCGCACCATTTTCTGGGTGTTTGTCTATGCGTTGTATTTGTATGTCGTTTTCGTCTAGCTAACTGGAATGAATGTCGTAGTTTGGTTTGGTTTGGTTTGGCGAGGTTGGAGATTGAGTTGGGTGGTGGCTTGATGATGTAACGGaagattatattttttttttttgcttatcGGAGTTAGCAAAGTTGGGTGCTTCTCGCGATACAGCGCGCTTAGATCTACCCCTCCATTAGAGAAAGCTGCTTTTTTCTGGGTACCCTGGAAAAGAGATGATAGGAGTGCTGCTGCGACAACTAGTGACGGTCAACTGTGGTGACAATTGATAGCAG is a window encoding:
- a CDS encoding uncharacterized protein (BUSCO:EOG092D3LLM), with protein sequence MVRHKKDFAGRGKKFGGRGGGPARQPRHHDDEGTEGSLGRPAFKAACWDLGHCDPKRCSGKKLMKLGMMRELHLGQRHGGVIITPNGKKVISPADRELMDHFGAAVVECSWARTKEVQWNKVGGKCERLLPYLVAANTVNYGKPWRLNCVEALAAAFAICGHLDWAEQILAPFSYGPSFLEINSTLLKKYAACADEAGVKRTEEEWMERLEQEYAESREEGEDDMWTRGNTNRLAPVDSDEDDEDEEEDSDEQDNSEEEGSIDGIYLGKKPPNKKDQTQQQEDDEDEDKDPYALSDDSDDDAAMEEIRRKVLASKTFTNPNPNTEEKQKPASIPRPQQSRFKADLDIEPDSDNENSNDSDNSGEEDGGEGEGEDDEFDNIIAATPITDRIGLDKLKKERARAAITTKTFSSNVVSAPSRW